The following is a genomic window from Crossiella equi.
ATCGGGCTCGGCGCGGACGTGACCAGCCGCGAGCAGGTCACCGCCGCGTTCAGCCAGGTCGTCGCCGAGCTGGGCAGCCTGGACATCCTGGTCAACAACGCCGGGGTGACCAGGGACAACATGCTCTTCAAGATGACCGACGACGACTGGGACACGGTCATGGCCGTGCACCTGCGCGGCGCGTTCCTGTGCAGCCAGATCGCCCAGGGGCACATGGTGGAGAAGCAGTTCGGCAAGATCGTCAACCTGTCGAGCGTCTCCGCGGACGGCAACCGGGGCCAGGCCAACTACGCCGCGGCCAAGGCGGGCCTGCAGGGCTTCACCAAGACCCTGGCGATCGAGCTGGGCAAGTACGGCATCAACGTCAACGCCATCGCGCCGGGCTTCATCGAGACCGACATGACCGCGGCCACCGCGGCCCGCGTCGGCGTGGACTTCGAGCAGTTCAAGAAGGCCGCCGCCGAGTCGGTGTCGATCAAGCGCACCGGCCGCCCGGAGGACATCGCCAACGCCGTGGCCTTCCTCGTCAGCGAGGAGTCCTCCTTCATCACCGGACAGATCCTCTACGTTGACGGCGGTCGCTAGAAAGGCTTGTGGGACAATGGATTTCTCCCTCAACGAGACCGAGCGCGACATCCGCGACTGGGTCCGCAACTTCGTCAAGAAGGAACTGATCCCGCTGGAGCCCGAGGTGCTCCGCCGGGAGCGCGCGGGTGAGCCCGGCATCACCTGGGCCGAGATGTCCGAGCTCCAGCAGAAGGCCAAGGCCGCCGGGTTCTGGGGCATCCAGACCCCGGAGGAGTACGGCGGCATGGGCCTGGGCGCGGTGATGACCGCGCTGGTGGAGGGCGAGCTGGGCTACAGCTTCGTGCCGTTCCACTTCGGCGGCGAGGCCGACAACATCCTCTACGCGGGCAACGCCGAGCAGCAGGAGCGCTACCTCAAGCCGACCATCGCGGGCGACCGCGTGTCCTGCTTCGCCATCACCGAGCCGGGCGCCGGTTCGGATGCCAAGGCGATCCGCACCTCGGCCGTCAAGGACGGCAACGAGTGGGTCATCAACGGCGAGAAGACCTTCATCACCAAGGGCAACGAGGCCGACTTCACCATGGTCTTCGCGGTCACCGACAAGGAGAAGGGCGCCAACGGCGGCGTCACCTGCTTCCTGGTCGACCGCGACATGGGCTGGAAGTCCGAGCCCATCGCGACCATGGGCGAGTGGGGCCCGGCCGCGCTGGTCTTCGACAACGTGCGCGTGCCCGAGGAGAACGTGCTCGGCGAGGTCGGCATGGGCTTCGCGCTGGCCATGAGCTGGATCGGCCGCGGCCGGTACCTGCTGCCCGCCCGCGCGCTCGGCGCCTGCCACCGGCTCGCCGAGATGGGCATCGAGTACGCCAACACCCGCGAGACCTTCGGCGAGAAGCTCGCCGAGCGGCAGGCCATCCAGTGGATGATCGCCGACTCCGCGGTGGAGATCGAGGCGCTGCGCTGGCTGGTGCTCTCCTCGGCCTGGCAGGTCGACGCCGGGCTGGACTCCCGCCAGGCGCAGTCCATGGCCAAGCTCTACGGCGGCATCAAGGCCAACGAGATCGTCGACCGGATGCTCCAGATCCACGGCGGCATGGGCTACACCAAGGAGCTCCCGCTGGAGCGCTGGTACCGCGAGCTGCGCCTGCTGCGCATCTACGAGGGCACCGACGAGATCCAGCGCCGCACCATCGCCAGGAACCTGTTGAAGGGCCACGCGTCCGTGCGTGGCGCACTCGGCTGAGGGGAGCGAGCAAGGTGCCCATCGACCTGTCCGCGGTAGGCCGCACGATCGGCCCGTGGGAGCGCAGCTGGACCGCGAACGAGGCCCTGCTGTACGCGCTCGGTGTGGGTGCGGGCGCCGACGACCCGCTCGCGGAGCTGGCCTACACCACCGAGAACACCGACGGGGTGACGCAGCAGGTGCTGCCGACCTTCGGCGTGGTGCTGGCCAACTTCAGCGGACCGGCGGAGTCCATCGGCGAGTTCGACCCGGCCCAGCTGGTGCACGCCGAGCAGGAGCTGGTGCTGCACCAGCCGCTGCCCACCGAGGGCCGGATCTCCCTGCGCCGCACGATCACCGACGTCTTCGACAAGGGCAAGGGCGCCCTGGTGGTCAACAAGATCGAGGGCTCCTCGATCAACGGCGAGCCGCTGCTCTCGACGACGTCCTCGGTGTTCATCCGGGGCGAGGGCGACTTCGGCGGCGAGCGCGGTCCGTCCACCGAGTGGGCCCCGCCGGAGCGCGAGCCGGACGTGGTGCTGGCCTTCCAGACCACGGTCAGCCAGGCGCTGCTGTACCGGCTGGGCGGCCACGACCACAACCCGCTGCACACCGACCCGGCCTTCGCCGCGCGGGGCGGGTTCGACCGGCCGATCCTGCACGGCATGTGCACCTACGGCATCACCGCGCGCCTGCTGATCGGGCACTTCTGCGCGGGCGACGCCACGCGGATGCGCCGGATCTACGGCCGGTTCACCGCCCCGGTGGTGCCCGGCCAGGAGCTGGTCGTGTCGGCCTGGGCCGAGGGCAACGAGGTCGCCTACCGCACCGAGACCAAGGAAGGCGGCATCGCCCTGGACCGGGGCGCGTTCACCTTCGCCTGACCAGGCACACTGGCGGTCGATGAGTCGTCACATCCGCCTCCGCGCCACCGGCCACCCGGAGATCAGGGCCACCCACGCCAAGACGTGGGAGCTGACCCCGGACCGGGAGCTGACCACCCGGGCCACCTGCGTGCTGGGGGTCGGCGCGACCGGCGAGGGCCCGGCCCTGGCCGGTCCGGTGGAGCTGCGGCTGTCCGTCGGCGAGAGCACCGTGGTCGTCCGGGCCCTCGGGAACCCGCACTGGGTACCCGGGGGCCCGGCCGTCGTCCGGCTCGGTCCGGCCCGGCTGCCGAACACGCTGGCCACCGATGCCGACCTGTCCTCGGCGGACCTGCCGCGCGAGCTGGCCGCCCGCCTGGCCGACCCGGCCACCGAGATCACCGTGGACGTGCTGCCGGTCGCCGACCCGGGCACGCTCGTCCTGTTCGCCGCCACCGGCCCGTCCGCGCGCCTGGACGCCGAACTGGCCGCCGCCGACGTGGTGCTGGCCGAGGACGCGGGCGCCCGCGCGCTGGCCCGGCCCCGGGGCTCGGGCACCGAGGGCCGCGTGCTCGTGGTGGCCACCGAGGACCTGCCCGGCCCCTCGCTCACCCACCGCCCGGCCGCCGTGGAGGTCGTGGGCCTGCCGCCCGGCCTGGCCGCCGCCGCGGCCTCCCCGGTCGCCGCCCCGGTGTTCCTGGCGCAACCGGGCCGCAAACCCGCCGACAGCCTGCGCAACGCCCCGCTGACCGCCCGCGTGGTGCTGCGCGTGCCCGCGGACTTGGTGCCCAAGGTCCTGGACGTGGCCCGCGAGCGCGGCAGCCGGAGCTGGGCGTACGCGGTCGAGCCCTACGCCGAGAGCGAACGCCCGCGCTGGGGCGGCCTCGACGAGCTGATCCCGCCCAGCCGGGGCGAGGTGTGGCTGTGCGTGGACCCGGCCCCGGGCGAGGCGGGCCTGGACCCGGACCTGCGCAAGCTGCTCACCGGCCTGCTGGCCGAGGGCGTCTCGGCGAAGACCCTGGCCAAAACGCTCGCGGACCTGCCCGGGCAGAGCCGCCGGACCGCCTACGACACGGTCCAGGGGCTGAAGGATCTACGCTCCTGACCGTGCGTCGAGTCACCGGCAAGCAGGTCGTGGAGTTGTCCGAGCAGCAGTTCGCCGAACTGCGCGCCCCCTACACCCGGGTCGTCCTCGACGTGGGCACCGGCGACGGCAAGCACCCGCTGCACCTGGCCCGCAAGCACCCGGACCACCTGGTCATCGGCCTGGACGCGGCCCCGGACAACCTGCGCAAGACCGCGGGCAAGGCCGCAGCCAAACCGGCCAAGGGCGGCCTGCCCAACCTGGTCTACCTCTGGCACGCCGCCGAGAAGCTGCCCCCGACCCTCCGCGACATCGACGAGCTGCACATCCTCATGCCCTGGGGCAGCCTGCTGCGCGGCATCCTCGACACCGACACCACCATGCTCACCGGCCTGGCCGCATGCTGCCGCCCCGGCGCGGACTTCCTCATCTCCCTCAACCTGCACGCCTGGCGCCCGCCGGTGCCCGAGGTCGGCGACACCGAGGAGCCCACCCCGGACACCGCGGCGGAGGTGCTGGCCGAGCTGTACGCGGGGGCGGGCTGGCGCCTGGACCACGCCGCCTACCTGACCCCGGAGGAGATCGCCGAGCTGTCCACCTCGTGGACCCGCCGCCTCAACTCCTCCCGCGACCAGCTCGACGTGCTGGCGCTGCGCGGTGTCATCAAGCCGGAGTAGTCGTCCCGCGCCGGCTCCCGCAGTTCGCCTTGTTCCCGTCGAGCACCGTGCCGTTCACGCGGACCGTGCCCGGGGACCACACCCCGGGGTCGGCCATGTTCCGCGCGACCATGGTGCACACGATCTGCCGCAGCGCGGTGTCCTCGAAGGTCTCCTCCCGGCCGCCGTCCAGCACCCGGACCTCCACCTCGTTCTTGCCGCTCACCCGGGCCGTCAGCGTGCTGTAGGGCCGCTTGGGCAGCTCGCTGTACAGCCCGCGGTCATCACCCGGCTGGATGCCCTTGAACAGCTCCTGCAACGCCACCGGGAACTCGCCGAGCTTGCCGGTCCGGCGCACCACCGGCACCAGCTGGCCCGCCTTGTAGAAGTACAGCGTGGGCCCCTCGGCCACCCCGCGCGGCGCGTCGCCGATGCCCACCGGCGGCGTCGGCTGGATGCCGCAGCCCGCGAGCAGTGCCACCGACCCGAGCGAGAGCACCAGCCGCCTCATGCCTCGAACCTCCGCTCCACGCCGCCGCCCAGCCTGGGCAGCCGCAGGGTGAACCGCGCACCGCCCGCCGGGTCGTTGGCGGCCTCGATCGTGCCGTAGTGCAGCTGCGCGTTCTCCCGCGCGATCGCCAGCCCCAGCCCGCTGCCCTCGGAACGCGACCGCGCCGAGTCGGCCTTGTAGAAGCGGGAGAACACGTGCGGCAGCACCTCCTCCGGCAGCCCGGGCCCGTGGTCGGTCACCGACAGCTCGACCCACTGCGGGCTCTCCGCCAGTCGTACCACGACCGGCTTGGCGCCGTGCCGCAGCGCGTTGCCGACCAGGTTGGCCACCACCACGTCCAGCCGCCGCGCGTCCACCTGCACGCGCACGCCCTCCGGCAGCTCGGTGACCACCTCGTCCGTCCAGCCCCGGGAGCGCAGGGTGTTGCGCACCATCTCGGCCAGGTCCACGTCGTTGAGCACCAGCCGCGCCGCGCCCGCGTCGAACCGGGAGATCTCGATCAGGTCCTCGACCATCCGGGCCAGCTTGCGCGTCTCCTGGCCCACCAGCCGGGCCGCGACCTGCGCGTCCTCCGGCAGGTTCGCCGACTCCTCGTCCAGCACGTCGGTCACCGCGGTCATCGCGGCCAGCGGGGTGCGCAGCTCGTGCGAGACGTCGGCGACGAACCGCCGCGCGTCGGACTCCATGCGCCGCAGGCCCGCCACCGTGCGGTCCAGGGCGGCCGCGGTGTCGTTGAACGTGTGCGCCAGGTCGGCCAGCTCGTCACTGCCCTTCACGCTCACCCGCGTGTCCAGCTCGCCGTTGGCCAGCCGCCGGGTGGCGGTGCGCAGCTCGCGCACCGGCCGCAGCACACCCCGGGCCGCCAGCAGTGCCAGCAGCGCCGCGAACGGCAGCGCGAGCAGACTGGTCTGCCAGGCCGAGATGGCCAGGTCGCTGATCTGCTCGGCGGGCCCGCGCAGGTCGAGCACCTGGTAGGCCTCCAGCTCCGAGCTCTCCCCGGAGCCGCCCTGCTCGGTCAGCACCACCCGCGTGCCCAGGTAGAGGGTGCTGCTGCCGTTGGCGGTGACGCGCTGGAAGAACACCTGCGACCGGTCGGAGCGGCGCACGGTGTCGACCAGCTCCTGCGGTACGTGGAAGTTCCGGCCCTCGGTGGTGCTCCGGAGGTCCCGGTAGGCCGCCAACGCGGCGCTGTCGCGCCCGGTGATCCGGGAGGCGAAGGTCACCAGATCCTCTTGGGACGGCGGATATGGGGTGTCCGGCGCGATCCGGCTCACCAGCGTGCGGAACTCCACCACGGCCTGGTCCTGGAAGGACTTGAGCGCGATCGTGCGCGCGGAGACGTAGCTGACCCCGGCCGCGGCCGCCGCGCCGAGCGCCGCGATGGCCAGGAACGCCAGCACCAGGCGGGCGCGCAGGCCCCGGGCCCAGACCGGCAGCGAGTCGAGCAGGCCGCTCATACCGGGCCGAACCGGTAGCCGAAACCACGCACGGTCTGCACGAACGCCGGACTGGCCGGGCGGTCCTCGATCTTGGCCCGCAGCCGCTGCACGCACGCGTCCACCAGCCGGGAGTCGCCGAGGTAGTCGTGCTCCCACACCGCCTGCAACAGCTGCTGGCGGCTGAACACCTGGCCCGGCGAGCCGGACAGCTCCAGCAGCAGGCGCAGCTCGGTCGGGGTCAGGCCCACCGGGCTGCCGTCCTTGGTCACCACCAGGGCCTGCCGGTCGATCTCCAGCGCGCCGTGCTTCTCCTTCGTGGACTGCTCGCTCGCCCCGCGCCGCAGCACCGCGCGGATGCGGGCATCCAGCACCCGGGGCTGCACCGGCTTGACCACGTAGTCGTCCGCCCCGGCCTCCAGGCCGCCGACGATGTCCATGTCGTCGCTGCGCGCGGTCAGCATGATGATCGGGATCTCGCCGCCCGCCCGGATGCGGCGGCACACCTCGAAGCCGTCGATGCCCGGCAACATGAGGTCCAGCACCACGATGTCCGGCGCCTGCACGCGCAGCGCGGCCAGGCCGAGCTCGCCCGTGGCGGCGGCGTCCACGGTGTAGCCCTGCCTGCGCAGCGCGAGCTGCAGGCCCTCCCGGACGGCGTGGTCGTCCTCGATCAACAGCACCCTCGGCATGCCGACGATTATTCGGGTCCGCGCACACCCCCGCCGACCACGTGCGGTGGCTTGTAGCAGAACCATGACACGGTACGAACCAGCTCCGGACATCCGGCGCCGAGATTGAGTGGCATGCGCGTTCCGAACCACTTCCACGACGCGCCGACCACGCCCATCCAGGTGCCGGTGGACCAGCTGCGGGGAGCCAAGCCCCGGCGCCGGTTCCCCGCCTGGGGCGGTGTGCTCGGCCTCGTCGTCACACTGCTCTTCGCCACCGGGTTCGTCCTGTATGGACTGCCGCCGTCCGAACAGGACAGCGGGCCCCGCAACTACGTGGGCTCCGGCTCGTCCAGCTCGGCCGCACCGACCATCCCCGGCTGCTTCCTGCGGGAGCAGACCCCGGTGGAGGAGGAGGTGGCCTCCGAGCTGGACCCCACCAAGCTCGAGAAGGGCATGCGCAAGGCCTTCGAGAAGGCCCGCTGCGCGGCCATGCGCGAGAAGGTGGAGATCTTGATCAAATCCGCCAAGCGCACCGCCACCGAACAGGCCCGCCTGTTCCGCGAGGAGATCAAGAAGCGCGGCTCGGAGAAGGAGGCCCGCAAGTGGGTGTTGCCGCCGGAGGAGTCCGCGCACGTGAAGGGCACCGCGGTGGACGTGAAGCCGATGTCGGGCGCGAAGTGGCTGGAGCGGAACGGGCAGCAGTACGGCCTGTGCCGCACGATCAGCCGGGAGTGGTGGCACTTCGAGCACAACGCGGACTGGGTCGCCGACGGCTGCCCGAAGCCCCAGTAGCCCCGGTGCGGCCGCTGTCCGCCCCGCCCTGGTGAGTCTCAGGCGCGCCGCGCGCCGCGCACCAGCCGGGCCACCTCCTGGCGCACCGGGTCGAAGCTGTCCGCGAAGGCGTTGCCCGGGCACTGCGTGGCCACCCAGTCGCGGTGGCGGGCCAGCACCGGCCCGTCGTAGCGCTTGCCGTCCTCCACGTTGACGTAGGTCAGCCGGGCCAGCGGGTCCAGCCCGGCCAGGCAGCACAGCGCGGCCAGGGTCCTGGTCAGGGTGCCCCAGGCCGCGGCGCTCGGCTGCCCGCCCGTGAAGTCGCCGAGCAGGCAGATGCCCACGTTGCCCGGGTTGTGCCCGCGCACGTGCCCCGCGGTCACCGTCGCCGCCCGTCCGTTCACCGGGGCCGCGCCGAACACCGGCAGCCCGCCGGTGAACCGGCCCTCGTAGAGCACGCCCTCGGGGTCGATGAGCAGGTGGTAGCCGATGTCGCCCCACCCGTTGTCCACCGCGTGCCCCTGGTAGATGCCGCGCACCGCGGCCGCCCGGTCCGCGCCCACCCCGATCGCCGAGTGGTGCACGCTCAGGCACTGCACCGGGCTGAACGTCGCGGGCCACACCTCGCGGCCCTGCGCGTCGAACCGCTTGCGCTCGTCCGCGCCCCACTCCGCGCGGGTGCGCACCGGCAGCCGCGCGTCGGGCCGCCAGGGTGGGGCGGCAGCCGCCGCGGCCGCGCTGCCCGCTCCGGCCACCAGCGCGCCGACCACACCGGCCAGACCCGTCAACAGTGCACGGCGAGTAGTCATTGCCACCTCGCGTAATTGGTTGGGTACACAGCGGAACGAGGCACAAAGTAGCCCATTCGACGTAGTTCCGCTGGCCCGAACGTTCGCATGGGAGATGGCAGACCGAGAGGTCTATTTTGTCCCCCGAACGAGTGACGACGACCGGCCGGAAGTGCAGGTTCCAACGTCAGTATCCGGCTGGTCTGCCGACTAGATGGATAGGTGGCGTCACGATCGGGCGTGAGGCGACTCCAAGGACATGAGACGTCGAAAGGGGACCGCCGTGGATCCAGTGACTCTGCGTGCTCGTACCGCCGCCGCCCGGGCGCGGACCGGTGCGTACCGCGTGGCCCAGATCGACGCCGTGCCGCTGTTCCAGCACGGAGTCGCGTCCGTCCTCGGGCGCGACCCGAGGGTGCAGTGGGTGGGGGCGGCCAGCTCCGCCGGGGCGGCCGTCCAGCTGGTGCGGGCCGCGCAGCCGCGCGTGCTGCTCGTGGACGCGGACGTGGACCCGGGGGCGAACCTGTGCCGCGTGCTGACCGGCATGCACCCGGCGCTGGCGGTGGTGATGATCTTCCGGCCGGGCGCCCGCGCCGCCGGTGAGGTCGAGGTGGCCCGCCGCGCGGGGGCCAAGGGCTTCCTGCCGCGCGAGATGGACCCGGCCCGCCTGCCGGAGGCGCTCTGCCAGGTCGCGGAGCTCGGGATCTACGTGGAGCCCAGCATGGCCCCGCTGCTCGCGCCCGGCCGCGTCATCGGCCCGCGCGCGCCGGGACCGGCGCTGTCCAAGCGGGAGTTCGAGGTGCTGCGCCTCATCGCGGACGGGCTGACCGCCAAGAACATCGCGCACCGCCTCGAGGTGTCCGAGGAGACGGTGAAGACCCACGTGCGGCGCATGCTGCGCAAGCTCGACGCCCGCGACCGCGCGCACGCGGTGGCGCTGGCCTTCCAGGCGGGGCTGCTGGGTGGCGCGGCCACCTTCGACGACGAGGTGCCGCGGCTGGTGCCCGCGAACCGGGCGATCGGGGCGCGCTGAGGCTCGGGATGCTCAGCGCGCCGTAGAGCCAGTGGCCTCAGCGGCCCTGCTGGCGGAACTCCCAGTCGAGGCGCTGCATGACCCACTCCTGGGCCAGGGCCATCGGGGAGGTCTGGCGCTGCGCGGCGAGCTCGCGGAGCTGCTCGTTCGCGATCAGGCTCAGGCGGAGCTGGTGCACCTCGGCGTTGCCGAAGCGGCGGCCGGTCGCGGTGGTCTCGACGTCGGCCTCGGGCGCCAGGGCGGCGAGGTAGCTGTCGAGCTCCGAGTCCGGAGCAAGCATCCCGTTGTCGGCTGCCGTTGAAGCCGGGCGTTGACGGCCGTTCTTCGATCGACTGAGAAGCACGGCAGACACGGTAACGAAGTGATGAACGAAGAGCGAGAGGTGTGACCTACCCGTCAGGGTGTAACGCCGCGAACGGGCTATTGACATGGAGAGGCCCCCGCGCCAGGGGGAGGAGCACGGGGGCCGGAGGGGATCTCCACAGGCGCTGACCGGGGGTGTGTCAGCAAGGTGATTGTTGCACGTGCACCAGTCGTTGCACACCCATAAGGTCGCACTTCTTTGTTTCGGTTCTGTACTTATTCACCGTAACGGCGTTATGGATACTGATTGAACAAGATTGTGCACAGCGTGGAGTAATCCGGTCCTCAGGAGGCCTGAGACTGGAATCGTCGCAAGCGCAAGCTGTTTGTGACCACGAACACACTGGAGAAGGCCATCGCGGCACCGGCCAGCATGGGGTTGAGTACCCCGGCCGCGGCGAGCGGCAAACCGGCCACGTTGTAGGCGAAGGCCCAGAAGAGGTTGCCCTTGATGGTGGCCAGGGTGCGCCGGGACAGCCGGATGGCGTCCGCGGCCACCCGCAGGTCGCCCCGCACCAGCGTCAGGTCGCCCGCCTCGATGGCCACGTCCGTGCCGGTGCCCATGGCCAGGCCCAGGTCGGCCGCGGCCAGCGCGGGCGCGTCGTTCACCCCGTCGCCGACCAGCGCGACCACCCGGCCCTCGGCCTGGAGCCGCCGGACGGTCGCCACCTTCTCCTCCGGCAGCACCTCGGCGAAGACGTCCTCGGCCGCGATGCCCACCTCGGCCGCCACCGCGGTGGCCACCACCCTGTTGTCCCCGGTGAGCAGCACCGGCCGCAGCCCCAGCGCGCGCAGCTCGCGCACCGCCTGCGCGCTGGTCGGCTTCACCACGTCCGAGACCACCAGCAGCCCGGCCGCGGCCCCGTCCACCGAGGCGGCCACCACGGTCCGCCCGGACTCCTCGGCCTGCCGGAGCGCGTCCGCCAGCTCCGGGGGCAGCTCCGCACCGCGTTCGGCCAGCAGCCTCGGCCGTCCGACCAGTACCGCGTGCCCGGCCACCACGCCCTGCACGCCCAGGCCCTCGTTGTTGCGGAAGTCCTCGACCGGCGGCAGCTCCGCCTCCCCGGCCGCACCCGCCGCGATCGCCCGCGCGATGGGGTGCTCGGAGGCCGCCTCCACCGCACCGGCCAGCCTCAGCAGCTCGGCCCGTTCCACCCCGGGCGCGGGCACCACGTCCACCAGCGACATCACGCCGGTGGTCACCGTGCCCGTCTTGTCCAGCACCACGGTGTCCACCCGGCGCGTGGACTCCAGCACCTCCGGGCCCTTCACCAGGATGCCCAGCTGGGCGCCCCGGCCGGTGCCGACCAGCAGCGCGGTCGGTGTGGCCAGGCCCAGCGCGCAGGGGCACGCGATGACCAGCACCGCGACCGCGGCGGTCAGGGCGAAGGAGGCCCCCGCGCCCCAGAGCAACCAGAAGAGCAGTGTGGCCACCGCGATGCCGAGCACCACCGGGACGAACACGGCGGAGACCCGGTCGGCCAGGCGCTGCACCTCGGCCTTGCCCGCCTGCGCCTGCTCCACCAGCCGTGCCATCTGCGCCAGCTGGGTGTCCGCGCCGACCCGGGTGGCCCGCACGACCAGCCGCCCGCCCGCGTTGACCGTGCCGCCGGTGACGTCTCCGCCCGGCCCGACCTCCTCGGGCACCGACTCGCCGGTGAGCATCGAGCGGTCCAGCGCGGAGGTGCCCTCCTCGACCACGCCGTCGGTGGCCACCTTCTCCCCGGGCCGCACCACGAAGCGCATGCCGACCGCCAGCTCCGCCACCGGGATCCGGCGCTCGCCGGACTCGGTCAGCACCGCGACGTCCCTGGCGCCCAAGGCGAGCAGCGCCCGCAGCGCCGCCCCGCTGCGGCGCTTGGCCCGCGCCTCCAGCCAGCGGCCGAGCAGCAGGAAGGCTGTGACGCCCGCCGCGACCTCGAGGTAGATGTCGGCGGTGGTGGACTCGCGCGGCAGCAGGCTGAACTCGTGCACCATGCCCGGCATGCCCGCGCCGCCCCAGACCAGGGCGTAGACCGACCACAGGTAGGCCACCGCGACACCCATCGACACCAGCGTGTCCATGGTGGTGCCGCCGTGACGCAGGTTGACCGCGGCCGTGCGGTGGAACGGCCAGCCGCACACCAGCACCACCGGCGAGGTGAGCGCGAGCGCGACCCACTGCCAGAACGGGAACTGGAGCGCGGGCACCATGGACAGCGCGATGACCGGCAGGCCGAGCAGCGCGCTGATCACGAAGCGCGCCTTGAGCTCGTCGGCCCGCAGGTCCTCGTCTTCGTCCACAGTGGACTCTTGTGCGGGTTGCGGCGGGGTGGCGGTGTACCCGGCGTGCTCGACCGTGCTGACCAGGTCGTGCACGCTCACCTCGGCCGGGTAGGACACGGTGGCCTTCTCGGTGGCGAAGTTGACCGTCGCGGTCACGCCGTCCATCTTGTTGAGCTTGCGCTCGACCCGGCCCGCGCAGGCCGCGCAGGTCATGCCGCCGATCGCCAGCTCCACCCGCTGGTCCCGACCGGGCTCCGTCGTGGTCACCGCCGTGCCCCTTCCCGTCGTCGCTGCTGTGCTGCCCGTCAGCCGACGAGCTGGTAGCCCGCCTCCGTCACCGCGGTCTTGACCTCCTCGGCGGTCAGCTCGCGGTCGCTGGTGACCGTGACCGCGCCGGTGGGCAGGTCCACCGCGACGCCGGTGACGCCCGTGACCTCGGACAGCTCCTCGGTGACCGAGCTGACGCAGTGCTGGCAGGTCATGCCGGTGACGGTGTAGGTGGCGCTGACGGACATTGGTTCTCCTCGGTGCTCACGTGTGGGTTCGGCGGGATCCGCCCTGACGACTACGGATCCCGGGCAGGGGCCGTTCGGTCAGGACTTGACCAGGCGCGCGATGGCGTCGGCCGCCTCGCGGACCTTGGCCTGGGCCGCCTCGTCGCTGGTGCGCGCCGCTTCGACGACGCACCCGGCCATGTGTTCCTCGAGCAGCTCCAGCGCGAAGGCCTGCAGGGCCCTGGTGGCGGCGGAGACCTGGGTCAGCACGTCGATGCAGTAGGTGTCGTCGTCGACCATGCGCTGCAGTCCGCGGACCTGCCCCTCGACTCGACGGAGTCGGCGCAGGTGGGCGTCCTTGTGCTTGCTGTAGGAGTGGCGGTGTTCCTCGGCCATGCCGCGAATATACCCCTAG
Proteins encoded in this region:
- a CDS encoding peptidoglycan recognition protein family protein encodes the protein MTTRRALLTGLAGVVGALVAGAGSAAAAAAAPPWRPDARLPVRTRAEWGADERKRFDAQGREVWPATFSPVQCLSVHHSAIGVGADRAAAVRGIYQGHAVDNGWGDIGYHLLIDPEGVLYEGRFTGGLPVFGAAPVNGRAATVTAGHVRGHNPGNVGICLLGDFTGGQPSAAAWGTLTRTLAALCCLAGLDPLARLTYVNVEDGKRYDGPVLARHRDWVATQCPGNAFADSFDPVRQEVARLVRGARRA
- a CDS encoding response regulator transcription factor — its product is MDPVTLRARTAAARARTGAYRVAQIDAVPLFQHGVASVLGRDPRVQWVGAASSAGAAVQLVRAAQPRVLLVDADVDPGANLCRVLTGMHPALAVVMIFRPGARAAGEVEVARRAGAKGFLPREMDPARLPEALCQVAELGIYVEPSMAPLLAPGRVIGPRAPGPALSKREFEVLRLIADGLTAKNIAHRLEVSEETVKTHVRRMLRKLDARDRAHAVALAFQAGLLGGAATFDDEVPRLVPANRAIGAR
- a CDS encoding heavy metal translocating P-type ATPase; this encodes MTCAACAGRVERKLNKMDGVTATVNFATEKATVSYPAEVSVHDLVSTVEHAGYTATPPQPAQESTVDEDEDLRADELKARFVISALLGLPVIALSMVPALQFPFWQWVALALTSPVVLVCGWPFHRTAAVNLRHGGTTMDTLVSMGVAVAYLWSVYALVWGGAGMPGMVHEFSLLPRESTTADIYLEVAAGVTAFLLLGRWLEARAKRRSGAALRALLALGARDVAVLTESGERRIPVAELAVGMRFVVRPGEKVATDGVVEEGTSALDRSMLTGESVPEEVGPGGDVTGGTVNAGGRLVVRATRVGADTQLAQMARLVEQAQAGKAEVQRLADRVSAVFVPVVLGIAVATLLFWLLWGAGASFALTAAVAVLVIACPCALGLATPTALLVGTGRGAQLGILVKGPEVLESTRRVDTVVLDKTGTVTTGVMSLVDVVPAPGVERAELLRLAGAVEAASEHPIARAIAAGAAGEAELPPVEDFRNNEGLGVQGVVAGHAVLVGRPRLLAERGAELPPELADALRQAEESGRTVVAASVDGAAAGLLVVSDVVKPTSAQAVRELRALGLRPVLLTGDNRVVATAVAAEVGIAAEDVFAEVLPEEKVATVRRLQAEGRVVALVGDGVNDAPALAAADLGLAMGTGTDVAIEAGDLTLVRGDLRVAADAIRLSRRTLATIKGNLFWAFAYNVAGLPLAAAGVLNPMLAGAAMAFSSVFVVTNSLRLRRFQSQAS
- a CDS encoding heavy-metal-associated domain-containing protein — protein: MSVSATYTVTGMTCQHCVSSVTEELSEVTGVTGVAVDLPTGAVTVTSDRELTAEEVKTAVTEAGYQLVG
- a CDS encoding metal-sensitive transcriptional regulator, encoding MAEEHRHSYSKHKDAHLRRLRRVEGQVRGLQRMVDDDTYCIDVLTQVSAATRALQAFALELLEEHMAGCVVEAARTSDEAAQAKVREAADAIARLVKS